The DNA segment TGAACGCGCGCGCTTCACGCGCGTCGTTAGTTGGCGCTGCGAAGGCGTACCTCACGCGGCCGCGCGCCGTCCGCCGGCATGACGATACCCTCGCGTTCCATTTGCTCCACCATCCGCGCCGCACGATTGTAACCGATTCTCAGGCGCCGCTGGATCATGGAGATCGAAGCCTGGTTGGTTTCCATCACGATGCGGACCGCGTCATCGTACATTTCGTCGTGTTCCTGATCGCCCTCGGGGCTGCCATCCTCGCCGGGCGCGGTAGTTTCCAGAATTTCCATTCTATACTCGGGCGCCCCCTGCTCGCGCAGAAAATCCGTCAGCCTGCGGATTTCGTGCTCCGAAACGAAAGGTCCGTGCAGGCGGCGAAGCTTCGCGGTACCCGGTGGCAAGAACAACATGTCGCCCGCGCCGAGCAACCGCTCGGCGCCGATCGAATCCAGGATGGTGCGCGAGTCCACCCGGGAAGTCACCTGGAATGAGATGCGCGCCGGAAGATTCGCCTTTATCAGTCCGGTAATTACATCGACCGAGGGCCGCTGCGTGGCGAGAATCAGGTGAATTCCGGCAGCGCGCGCCTTGGCCGCGAGCCGCGAGATATCGCGCTCGATGGTCTTACCCTCGCTCAGCAGCAGATCGGCCAGCTCGTCGATTACGATCACGATTTTCGAAAGTTTCCGATGCTCGAAGGGCTGCGCGGTCACTCCCTGCCCTTCGCTGGGGGCTGGGGGCTTCAACTCGACCGGCTTGGCTCCGGTCGCGAGCGCCTGGTTGTAGCTGTCGACATTTCGCACCCCGAACTCCCGCATCATCAGGTAACGGGTTTCCATCTCCTGCGTCGCCCACAACAGCGCGGCCGCCGCTTTAGCCGGATCAACTACCACCGGCACCAGCATGTGCGGGATATTCTCGTATACCGAAAGCTCGAGCATCTTGGGATCAATCAGGATAAATCGCACGTCGTCGGCGGTCGTATTGAACAAAATCGCCGCGATCATCGTGTGAATCGACACCGATTTACCGGTTCCGGTCGCCCCCGCGATCAACAGATGCGGCATCCGCGCCAGGTCGGCAGCCACCGGCCGCCCGGCAATATCTTTTCCCAGGGCAATGGTGAGCTGACTGTTCTCGGCGGAGAATTCCTCCGCTTCGAGAATTTCCCGCAGATAGACTCGCTCGCGCTTGCGGTTGGGAACCTCGATTCCGACCACCGCTTCGCCCGGCACCGGCGCCTGAATTCTCACGGCGGCGGCTCGTAGGGCCATCGAGAGATCGTCCGAGAGATTCACGATCTGGCTGACTTTGATTCCCGACCCTGGTTCGAACTTATACATCGTGACGACCGGACCCGGTTGAACCTCTACCACCCTCCCCACGACGCCAAAGTCTGCGAGCTTCTGTTCCAGCACGCGTGCGCTGCGCTCCAGCGTGGATTCATCAACCTGGGTGTGTTCGGCCGGCGGCATGTCGAGCAGCGACGGCGGGGGGATCTTGTATGCGCCGCGGATGCGCGGTTTCGATGCCAGCGCATCTCTGCGCTTATCCCGCGAGGACAGTTCGCGGGTTTCGATCTTGCGTACCTTGAGCGGCGGTCGCTTTCCGTCAGGCTCCGCGCCCTCGTCCACGATCTCATCAGCGAGTTCGAAGATCCGCGGCGACCTGGGAAATTCATCATCGACCCCGCTTCCAGGCCGGACCTGCCCCCCATGCATTTTCGCCCAAGCCGCGGCCGCCAGTTCGGTCGGAGCGCGCTTGAGCATGAGCGCGAGCCCACACACCATCGCGAGCACCGCGACCAGATAACCTCCCGCCAGGTTCAGGGAAGCGGTCAACACACCCGCCGCCCACGCACCCGTCAGCCCCCCGATTCGTGGTTCACTCGGCTCGAAGAGACCCCCGGCGGTCGCCAACGCCGCCAGCAGGATCGCACCACCGAGCGCCTCACGGGCCAGGGTCAGCATTGGCGTACGGGTCCACACGCGGGCCGCCAGCGCCACCGCCAGTGCCAAACCGGCGTAGGCCGGATAACCGAGAACCGCACTAAGCGCGAAAGCGAGTGCCTCCCCTACCGGTCCGCCGAGATTGGGAACCCGTCCGACGTCGAGGCAGACAAGGCTAACCGTCGCGAATGCAACCAGCGCGATCAGGGCGAGCGCGCTCAGCTCTTCGACGATTCTGCTGCGGGGCGCCACCGTCTCTTCGAGCGCTGCCAGCGTGGGCGGCGGAGGAGTCTCGGAAGAAGATTTGGCGCTCTGGCGGGCGATCTTCCTACACCTCCACCACGTGCGGAACGACCAGCGGCCGCTTACCCAGTTCCTCGCTGAAGTAGCCGCGAATCGTCCGAACCACTTCGTCCTTCAGCGAGATCGCGTCGGCGCGGTAAGGTCCGCCGATGTCGCGCAGCCGCGCCGCCAATTCATCGCGCGCGCGCCGCATATGCGCTGAGGTTCCGTCGCCACTCACCAGGCCCCGCGATACCAGGTCCGGTCCGGCGATTATTTGACCAGTCTTCGCGGAAACGATCAGGATCGCGGTGACAGTTCCTTCCTGAGCCAGTACCTTGCGCTCGCCCAGCACTGCGACATCGCCGCGCGCACCGCCCTCGTCGATCATCACGCGGCCTGCATCCACGCTCTGACCACGGTGAGCTTGCGCGCCATTCAGAACCAGAGTGTCTCCGTCTTCAAGCAAGAAGCAATTGCGCTCCGCAATTCCCGCCTCGATCGCGAGCGCCACATGACGCGCGAGATGGCGAAATTCTCCGTGAATCGGCACGAAGTACTTGGGGCGCGTAAGCAAGAGCATCTCCGCCAGTTCGTCCCGGCTCGCGTGGCCGGATACGTGCACCGGCGCGACCGCGTCATAGAATACTTCGGCGCCGAGTTTGTACAGGCGATTGACGAGCGTGTTGATGGCGCGCTCGTTGCCGGGAATGAAGCGCGAGGAAAGCACCACCACGTCTTCGGGTTCGATCTGTACCCGCGGATGGGTGCCCCTTGAGAGTTTGGCCAGCGCCGAGAGCGGCTCGCCCTGGCTGCCGCTGGTCAGATAAGCAACTTTCCGCGGCTCCAGAAACTGGGCTTCGGCGGCTTCGACAAAGGCTCCCGGGTGAAGCGGCAGCTGTCCGCTTTCGAGACCCAGGCGGACACTTTCGCTTATCCGGCGCCCAAGCGGGGCTACGTGGCGTCCCATCTCCGCCGCCACTTCGGCGACCTGACGAAAGCGATGGAGATGCGAGGAGAACGCCGAGAGGAAAAACCGCTGGCGCGATCGCGACATGATTTCGCGCAAGACCGGTTTGAGCGAACTCTCGGAAGGGGAGCGCCCGGCGCGTTCCACGTTGGTCGAGTCGGAAAGCAACAGGACAACTCCCTCGCGTCCCAGTTCCACGAACCGTTCGCGGTCGAAGACTCGACCGTCCACCGGGGCTTCATCGATTTTGAAATCTCCGGTGTGGACGATCGTTCCAGCCGGAGTGCGAATCGCAAGGGCGACGGAATCGGGCGTCGAATGGGTGACGCGAATCGGCTCGACTTCAAAAGGACCGGCGCGAAAAGGTCGCCGCGGCCAGATAGACACCAGCGAGACTTCCTCCGCAACTGAAGCCTCCGCAAAGCGGCGCCGAACAAACGCCAGGGTCAGATCAGTCCCATAGACGGGCACCTTGATGCGCCGAAGCAGATGCGGCAGCGCCCCGATATGATCCTCGTGCGCGTGGGTGAGGACGATTCCCTCAATCTTCACCCGGGTCCGCTCGAGCCAGGAGAATTCAGGGATAAGGACCCCGCCACCAAACTCAGGCTGGTCGGGAAACATCACCCCGCAATCGATGATAATCGCGCTGCCCGAGCACTCGATCGCCATCAAGTTGAGGCCGATCTCGCCCAACCCGCCGAGCGCAACCAATCTGACCGGAATGCCTATTGGAGAGCTCCCCGCCATCACCCTTGCCCGCCCTGCCGCTGCACCAAATGAAATTATATAGCGCGTCGGACAGAGCCGAAAGTCGCGACTGGCGGGGTCACGGCCCGCTCTCGGCGGTCAGAAAGACGCAGTGAGTCTTCGATACGACACCGAATAGGCCCCGGGGCGAGCTTCAAGCAGCGATCGTCCGAGGGCTCGATGCGGTCGATGAGGCGAATCGGGTCGAAGATCAGAGTGCGCTGCAGCGCATCACTGTTCTACGCGATCTTGCGCACTTCGATCGTCCCCAGTTCAACCAGGGGTCGCGTATCGGGCCAGGTTCTCCGGCATAGTTCACCTTTTGCCCCAGTCTGCACGTGGTCCTTTAGGTTTCCACCTGATGCGACGCCTGTGCAAAGGCTCGCAGTGACTCGCTTGCCTATGCATAAACCTGAGAATAGCTTCAGCCGAGGAGGTGGCGCGCATGTCCGTAAACAAGGTTCTTTTGATCGGCAATCTCGGACGAGATCCCGAAGTCCGCTACCTACCGTCCGGCAACCCCGTGGCAAACTTTTCCATCGCGACCAGCGAAAATTACACCGATCGCAACGGCACCAAGCAGGAGCGCACCGACTGGCACAACATCGTTGTCTACGGCAAGCAGGCGGAGCTCTGCGGACAATACCTCAAAAAAGGCCGCCAGGTTTTTGTGGAGGGGCGAATTTCATATCGAAACTATGAAGCCAAAGACGGGACCGGCAAACGCTACGTAACCGACATCGTGGCTCAACGCGTGCAGTTCTTGGGTGGACGGGCCGGCGCGGGAGCCGATGACCTCGGGGACTTGGGCGGCGGCCGCGGTGGCGTGGGCCAACCGGGTGGCGGCGACCTGCCACCGATGGACGACGAGGATATCCCGTTCTGACCTCGCAGTAGCGGTTTTCAGATCGCAGCGGCGGTAAATTGCGCCACGATCGACTGGTCGTGCGGATAAGAGCCATCGCAGGTGAACTGCCCGCCAACTCTCGGCACACCAACAGCTGGCCGCTGGCCAACAAGCTTAAGGGCTTGATTAACGCCGGATTGGACACCTGCTGATCTCGAATTGTTCGAGCACGAAATGCAAGCGCGTCAAACTCCATCTGGCGGCCACGATTACCTTCTCTACATAGAGAAGATGAAGTGAGTAGTGGAGCTGAAGGGGACACGATTGGGCGCATAGCCACAATCGTAACGACTCCGTTGTTTACAGGAGCAGCACCTGGCGTACATCTGCCGTCACAGTTGCGATCTCGACGGATAACCGGATTGGCTTGATTATTGTTGGCTGCATGAAGGTGTTGGCGAAGGAGCGGATGGACCCTACGCAGGGGCTTGATCCATTCCGAGGAACGCTGCGTGTCCCAAGGTCAGGGTTTGGGACCGAGGGCTGGCCCCTCACGAGTCAGGCGTATCGACAAATGATCGCATGGAAGTGAGGTCGCATGTTCGGGACGGAAGAACTCGGTCCTGACGAATTAAACCGGAGTGCCGAGACGGGGCCACTAATCAGACTGGCTTCGATCATGCAGCGCGCCCAAGGCGATAACTCGGTCAGCTGCGGAGCGGGCGCCGAGAGGAGGAGCGGTGCGGGAGCGACAGCTGGGGCAGCGATGGGCGCGACTAGCAACGCTATTGACGGTAATACCGAAAAGGGAGGTGCCGTCGCAGGCGAGTTAGTCGGAGCCCCGCCTCACAACGATCAAGGTCGAATTCTACGGATCCGCGGGCGCGCGGCGGCTGCGTTGGCTGCGCGCGCAGACATGAAGAACTCTTCAAGCGATTGACGCAGTTCAGCGATTGCAACTTGCCTGAAATTGTCCGGCAACGGATCCAGCTTGGCGCGAGCCTTCGCGTAAAGGGACTCGGCACCTTCGTGATTTCCGCGCTCGAGGTGGAGGATCGCTACCGCGGCTTGAATCAGCCCCTGGATCGCGAGCTTTTCGTCGCCTTCGGATCGATTCCACACGTACTCCCACGCTTCATGGCATTTGAAGAACTGACCGGCGTTGAAGAGATCGATCCCTTCCTGAAAGTAGTCACGCGGCTTACCAGCCATCGTGAAGATGATCGGTCATTTTCCGTTCTCTGAG comes from the Candidatus Binataceae bacterium genome and includes:
- a CDS encoding DNA translocase FtsK, which codes for MAPRSRIVEELSALALIALVAFATVSLVCLDVGRVPNLGGPVGEALAFALSAVLGYPAYAGLALAVALAARVWTRTPMLTLAREALGGAILLAALATAGGLFEPSEPRIGGLTGAWAAGVLTASLNLAGGYLVAVLAMVCGLALMLKRAPTELAAAAWAKMHGGQVRPGSGVDDEFPRSPRIFELADEIVDEGAEPDGKRPPLKVRKIETRELSSRDKRRDALASKPRIRGAYKIPPPSLLDMPPAEHTQVDESTLERSARVLEQKLADFGVVGRVVEVQPGPVVTMYKFEPGSGIKVSQIVNLSDDLSMALRAAAVRIQAPVPGEAVVGIEVPNRKRERVYLREILEAEEFSAENSQLTIALGKDIAGRPVAADLARMPHLLIAGATGTGKSVSIHTMIAAILFNTTADDVRFILIDPKMLELSVYENIPHMLVPVVVDPAKAAAALLWATQEMETRYLMMREFGVRNVDSYNQALATGAKPVELKPPAPSEGQGVTAQPFEHRKLSKIVIVIDELADLLLSEGKTIERDISRLAAKARAAGIHLILATQRPSVDVITGLIKANLPARISFQVTSRVDSRTILDSIGAERLLGAGDMLFLPPGTAKLRRLHGPFVSEHEIRRLTDFLREQGAPEYRMEILETTAPGEDGSPEGDQEHDEMYDDAVRIVMETNQASISMIQRRLRIGYNRAARMVEQMEREGIVMPADGARPREVRLRSAN
- a CDS encoding ribonuclease J is translated as MAGSSPIGIPVRLVALGGLGEIGLNLMAIECSGSAIIIDCGVMFPDQPEFGGGVLIPEFSWLERTRVKIEGIVLTHAHEDHIGALPHLLRRIKVPVYGTDLTLAFVRRRFAEASVAEEVSLVSIWPRRPFRAGPFEVEPIRVTHSTPDSVALAIRTPAGTIVHTGDFKIDEAPVDGRVFDRERFVELGREGVVLLLSDSTNVERAGRSPSESSLKPVLREIMSRSRQRFFLSAFSSHLHRFRQVAEVAAEMGRHVAPLGRRISESVRLGLESGQLPLHPGAFVEAAEAQFLEPRKVAYLTSGSQGEPLSALAKLSRGTHPRVQIEPEDVVVLSSRFIPGNERAINTLVNRLYKLGAEVFYDAVAPVHVSGHASRDELAEMLLLTRPKYFVPIHGEFRHLARHVALAIEAGIAERNCFLLEDGDTLVLNGAQAHRGQSVDAGRVMIDEGGARGDVAVLGERKVLAQEGTVTAILIVSAKTGQIIAGPDLVSRGLVSGDGTSAHMRRARDELAARLRDIGGPYRADAISLKDEVVRTIRGYFSEELGKRPLVVPHVVEV
- a CDS encoding single-stranded DNA-binding protein, with translation MSVNKVLLIGNLGRDPEVRYLPSGNPVANFSIATSENYTDRNGTKQERTDWHNIVVYGKQAELCGQYLKKGRQVFVEGRISYRNYEAKDGTGKRYVTDIVAQRVQFLGGRAGAGADDLGDLGGGRGGVGQPGGGDLPPMDDEDIPF
- a CDS encoding DUF309 domain-containing protein, which translates into the protein MAGKPRDYFQEGIDLFNAGQFFKCHEAWEYVWNRSEGDEKLAIQGLIQAAVAILHLERGNHEGAESLYAKARAKLDPLPDNFRQVAIAELRQSLEEFFMSARAANAAAARPRIRRIRP